In the Mastacembelus armatus chromosome 2, fMasArm1.2, whole genome shotgun sequence genome, one interval contains:
- the LOC113127054 gene encoding probable ribonuclease ZC3H12C: MGQKDHVEAGADHIFDLGLDLEYLHVAGADRQAGGADGPPAMEEQGESSSNSSTAKSPPLAVVDSGRSDAGCEPVASSTSTITAGPYPDGGEGGSVHSKNTHQLLCRTQCVDLGTEGPPELPSEISSELEHDTPAQSPASSPCRHLAEPPSVPSTSEQTPKAGEKDYQTKLEFALKLGYSEETVRLVLFKLGPDTLINDILGELVKLGTKSDSDQPAGSLASTSSSSSSSSSCGCSDLLDGQRSDSPGPSDSLSDQDNLRPIVVDGSNVAMSHGNKEVFSCQGIQLAVDWFLERGHHNITVFVPAWRKEQSRPDAPITDQEILRRLEKEKILVFTPSRRVQGRRVVCYDDRFIVKLAYESDGIIVSNDNYRDLANEKPEWKKFIDERLLMYSFVNDKFMPPDDPLGRHGPSLDNFLRKKPVMPEQKKQPCPYGKKCTYGHKCKYYHPERSAQPQRAVADELRASAKTCVTTKNQGDTGLVKSHSVPAGSIEAKKGAPKRQSDPSIRALSYSDAEEKLLSKGRVESQKNSLCGGSSISSSSSSNSGSGSITMSPAPGGPPSGLSLPQDQQSRAATPHGLLPAPSHDLYPHCESPDVSYYSVTRAYSGLSLSSRRSPDCRFPNDTDLRLGSMGSAGSECGSESNVSCSSSCDSYSERPCPSCPAETLLEDSIHFANPHSCLYPHHAASNHELCGLHPADYTNIQHSHTSNTSVHSYHLNVTCGQSCSHDQPPAEASLKRPLYPLPPHLQHQPLATRSSCPGDYHSLPQSNSHPPGSPLGHCLAPTRTESVSDSHLYEHLSTSRHQLRPKALPSWDTYYRQPPMPPSRYESSSYQGLPETRQSSWHTPPWAQDSYTPHHSSHLALHASQTHYLNHPPPLAHSRHPPHPSSAPLPPYSTHLPVPTHAPPSYVPQHPESPAHSRYGDAREKVYVNLCNIFPSELVSRVMARSPHITDPQELAAAILAEKAQTGY; this comes from the exons ATGGGCCAGAAGGACCATGTGGAGGCAGGTGCAGACCACATCTTTGACCTGGGGCTGGACTTGGAGTATCTCCACGTAGCAGGGGCTGACCGGCAGGCTGGTGGTGCTGACGGGCCCCCTGCTATGGAGGAGCAGGGGGAGAGCTCCAGTAACAGCAGTACCGCCAAATCCCCTCCGCTGGCTGTGGTTGATAGCGGCAGGTCCGATGCAGGGTGCGAGCCAGTGGCGTCTTCCACCTCTACCATCACTGCTGGCCCTTATCCtgatggaggagaaggagggtcAGTTCACAGCAAGAACACCCACCAGCTGCTTTGCCGGACCCAGTGTGTGGACTTAGGCACTGAGGGCCCTCCTGAGCTCCCATCTGAAATTTCATCAGAACTTGAACATGACACTCCTGCCCAGTCCCCAGCCAGCTCCCCATGCAGGCACCTGGCCGAGCCACCTTCTGTTCCCTCCACATCAGAGCAAACTCCCAAGGCTGGTGAGAAGGACTACCAGACTAAACTGGAGTTTGCTCTGAAGCTGGGCTACTCTGAGGAGACAGTTCGATTGGTGCTGTTCAAGCTGGGCCCCGACACCCTCATCAATGACATACTGGGAGAGTTGGTCAAACTGGGCACAAAGTCAGACAGTGATCAGCCAGCTGGATCATTAGCCTCTacctcatcatcttcatcttcctcttcgTCTTGCGGTTGTTCTGATTTGCTGGATGGCCAGAGGTCAGACTCACCTGGACCTTCAGACTCTCTGAGTGACCAAGACAATCTGCGGCCGATTGTGGTGGACGGCAGTAATGTGGCCATGAG CCATGGCAACAAGGAAGTGTTTTCCTGCCAGGGCATCCAGCTGGCTGTAGATTGGTTCCTGGAGCGGGGCCATCATAACATCACAGTGTTTGTGCCGGCGTGGAGAAAAGAACAGTCACGCCCTGATGCCCCTATAACAG ATCAGGAGATCTTGCGTCGACTAGAGAAGGAAAAGATCTTGGTCTTCACTCCCTCACGGCGTGTCCAAGGTCGGCGTGTGGTGTGCTATGACGATCGCTTTATTGTCAAGCTGGCCTATGAGTCAGACGGCATAATTGTTTCCAATGACAACTACCGAGACCTGGCTAATGAAAAGCCTGAGTGGAAGAAGTTCATTGACGAGCGGCTGCTCATGTATTCTTTTGTCAATGACAA ATTCATGCCCCCAGATGACCCTCTTGGCCGTCATGGCCCCAGCCTGGACAACTTTCTGAGGAAAAAACCTGTCATGCCTGAGCAAAAGAAACAGCCTTGCCCATATG GAAAGAAGTGCACCTACGGCCATAAGTGTAAGTACTACCACCCAGAAAGAAGTGCTCAGCCTCAGCGCGCTGTGGCTGACGAGCTGCGTGCCAGTGCCAAGACCTGTGTCACCACAAAGAACCAGGGGGACACTGGGCTGGTGAAGAGCCACAGTGTGCCAGCTGGCAGCATTGAGGCGAAAAAAGGTGCCCCAAAGAGACAGTCAGACCCCAGTATCCGAGCTCTGTCATACAGTGATGctgaggagaagctgctgtcaAAAGGGAGAGTGGAAAGCCAGAAGAACAGCTTGTGCGGTGGCAGCAGCATCAGTAGCAGTTCTAGTAGCAATAGTGGCAGTGGGAGTATAACCATGTCCCCAGCCCCAGGAGGCCCTCCATCTGGCCTCAGCCTTCCTCAGGACCAACAGTCCAGAGCAGCCACTCCTCATGGTCTCCTACCAGCTCCCAGCCATGACCTTTACCCTCACTGTGAGTCGCCAGACGTAAGTTACTACTCAGTAACGCGTGCCTACTCTGGCCTGAGCCTCTCCTCCAGACGGAGTCCAGACTGTCGCTTCCCCAACGACACAGACCTGCGGCTAGGCTCGATGGGCTCAGCGGGCTCCGAATGCGGCAGTGAAAGCAACGTGAGTTGCAGTAGCAGCTGTGACTCGTACAGTGAGCGGCCGTGTCCCAGCTGCCCTGCAGAGACCTTACTGGAAGACAGCATCCATTTTGCTAATCCCCATAGCTGCCTGTATCCCCACCATGCTGCATCAAACCATGAGCTTTGTGGCCTTCATCCTGCTGATTACACGAACATCCAACACAGCCACACGTCTAATACTAGTGTGCACAGTTACCACCTGAATGTGACGTGTGGGCAGAGCTGTTCTCATGATCAGCCTCCAGCAGAGGCCTCCCTGAAGCGCCCTCTCTACCCCTTACCCCCTCATCTCCAGCACCAACCGCTGGCTACACGCTCCAGCTGTCCAGGTGACTACCACTCTCTGCCCCAGTCCAACTCTCACCCCCCGGGCTCTCCTCTTGGCCACTGCCTGGCCCCCACACGAACGGAGAGTGTATCGGACTCACATTTGTATGAACACCTCTCTACATCGCGCCATCAACTCCGACCAAAAGCTTTGCCCAGCTGGGACACATACTACAGGCAACCACCAATGCCACCGTCACGCTATGAGTCATCTTCCTATCAGGGCCTGCCAGAGACACGCCAGTCCTCCTGGCATACCCCTCCCTGGGCCCAAGACAGCTACACCCCCCACCACTCCTCACATCTAGCTCTCCACGCTTCCCAGACACATTACCTAAATCACCCACCACCTCTGGCACACTCTCGTCACCCGCCTCACCCATCCAGTGCTCCTCTCCCACCTTACAGCACTCACCTGCCAGTGCCCACCCACGCACCCCCCTCCTACGTGCCGCAGCACCCAGAATCCCCTGCACACAGCCGCTATGGGGATGCGAGAGAGAAAGTATACGTCAACCTATGTAACATCTTTCCCTCAGAGCTGGTGAGCCGGGTGATGGCCAGAAGCCCCCACATCACAGACCCCCAGGAGCTGGCAGCTGCCATCCTGGCAGAGAAAGCCCAAACAGGCTACTGA